In one Alnus glutinosa chromosome 12, dhAlnGlut1.1, whole genome shotgun sequence genomic region, the following are encoded:
- the LOC133851370 gene encoding B2 protein-like yields the protein MEPKQNKKEAEIPVETSTGPESNMKEQQDNKNKSETPAEASTKPDSNKKGAETPTEASTRSESSRKNTPQSLKSKTRIAKWKQGKKNKHVFKGNKESTNNEGDVKKLKSREETEKNIINEECRDESSQPQKDQEKITQLEKHKQNQRNKRRRGGSDSSLKNQNNKEKHDGMEKSHHDEKNKEKLGGLIVMCNAKTKPDCFRYRVMGVPPSKKDVVMDVKPGLALFLYEFDLKLLYGIYKASSNGGMKLEPRVFGGAFPVQVRFGIKKDCLPLPETIFKKLGNQGKL from the exons AtggaaccaaaacaaaacaagaaggAAGCAGAGATTCCTGTGGAGACATCGACTGGACCAGAATCTAACATGAAGGAACAACAagataacaaaaacaaatctgAGACTCCTGCAGAGGCATCTACTAAACCAGATTCTAACAAGAAGGGAGCAGAGACTCCTACAGAGGCATCTACTAGATCAGAGTCATCAAGAAAGAACACCCCCCAATCATTAAAGTCCAAAACTAGAATTGCAAAGTGGAAACAAGGAAAGAAGAATAAGCATGTATTTAAGGGCAACAAAGAAAGTACCAATAATGAAGGAGATGTGAAGAAGCTAAAATCTAGAGAAGAGACAGAGAAGAATATTATTAATGAAGAGTGTAGGGATGAGAGCAGTCAGCCTCAAAAGGACCAAGAGAAGATCACCCAGTTGGAAAAGCACAAACAAAATCAGAGAAACAAAAGAAGGCGTGGTGGGTCAGACAGTAGCTTAAAgaatcaaaacaacaaagaaaagcaTGATGGCATGGAAAAGAGCCACCATGatgagaaaaacaaagaaaaacttgGTGGTTTGATCGTTATGTGCAATGCAAAGACGAAACCTGATTGTTTCCGCTATCGTGTAATGGGAGTTCCACCAAGTAAAAAAGATGTTGTGATGGATGTCAAACCTGGGCTTGCACTTTTTCTCTATGAATTTGATCTGAAGCTTCTGTACGGGATATATAAGGCATCCTCTAATGGTGGCATGAAACTTGAGCCAAGAGTTTTCGGTGGGGCATTCCCTGTTCAG GTGCGGTTCGGTATTAAGAAGGATTGTCTTCCACTACCTGAGACTATTTTTAAGAAGCTAGGCAATCAAggaaaattataa